A single genomic interval of Lathyrus oleraceus cultivar Zhongwan6 chromosome 7, CAAS_Psat_ZW6_1.0, whole genome shotgun sequence harbors:
- the LOC127103828 gene encoding uncharacterized protein LOC127103828: MKVAQDRQKSYSDKRRRPLEFEAGDHVFIRVTPRAGIARAIKTRKLTPRFIRPFQILRRIGPVAYHIALPPNLSNLHDVFHVSQLRKYYPDPSHIIEPERVELRDNLEYEALPIKILDHRIKELRGKQIPLVRVMWDDIIGDSTWEREEDMRQKYPHMF, translated from the coding sequence ATGAAAGTTGCACAGGATCGTCAAAAGAGTTATAGTGATAAAAGGAGAAGACCTTTGGAATTTGAGGCAGGAGATCACGTGTTCATTAGGGTAACTCCTAGAGCGGGAATTGCACGAGCAATCAAAACTAGGAAGTTAACGCCAAGGTTTATCAGGCCTTTTCAAATTCTACGACGGATTGGACCTGTAGCATACCACATTGCTTTGCCGCCAAACCTGTCTAATCTTCATGACGTATTCCATGTATCACAACTAAGGAAGTATTATCCTGACCCTTCACATATCATTGAGCCTGAAAGGGTGGAACTTAGAGATAACCTAGAGTATGAGGCTTTACCTATCAAAATTTTAGATCATCGAATTAAGGAACTTCGTGGAAAGCAGATACCATTGGTTAGAGTTATGTGGGATGATATAATTGGTGATTCTACCTGGGAAAGAGAAGAGGACATGCGTCAAAAGTATCCACATATGTTTTAG